In Nocardia sputorum, a single genomic region encodes these proteins:
- a CDS encoding RidA family protein: MTQWEKNLAELGITLPPVVPPVAAYVPAIRTGSFVYTSGQLPFVDGELSAVGKVGAEVSVEEAKEAARLCALNALAAVHDLVGLDAVVRIVKVVGFVASAPGFGDQPVVINGASEFLGRVFGDAGKHARSAVGVSELPRNTPVEVELIAEVR; the protein is encoded by the coding sequence GTGACCCAGTGGGAGAAGAACCTCGCCGAGCTCGGAATCACACTGCCCCCGGTCGTGCCCCCGGTCGCGGCCTACGTTCCCGCGATCCGCACCGGGTCGTTCGTCTACACCTCCGGTCAGCTGCCGTTCGTGGACGGTGAGTTGTCCGCGGTCGGCAAGGTCGGCGCGGAGGTCTCCGTCGAGGAGGCCAAGGAGGCTGCCCGGCTGTGTGCGCTGAACGCGCTGGCCGCGGTGCACGATCTGGTCGGGCTCGACGCGGTGGTGCGGATCGTGAAGGTGGTCGGGTTCGTCGCCTCGGCACCGGGATTCGGTGATCAGCCGGTGGTGATCAACGGCGCGTCGGAGTTCCTCGGCCGGGTCTTCGGTGACGCGGGCAAGCACGCGCGCTCGGCTGTCGGCGTCTCCGAGCTTCCCCGGAATACGCCCGTCGAAGTCGAACTGATCGCCGAGGTGCGCTAG
- a CDS encoding MBL fold metallo-hydrolase — MTLTHPAYGQLRQVTETAAVLLADNPGQMTLEGTNTWILRAPGAADCVVVDPGPKDKAHTAAIAEATGGRIALTLITHRHHDHTGGIDRLVEQTGTPVRAKEAGFLRGADAPLADGEVIEAAGLRITVLDTPGHTGDSLSFVLDDAVLTGDTILGAGTTVLDSSDGTLADYLSSLDRLVEVGKGKALLPAHGPDHPDLEPVARYYIAHRHERLDQVREALRALGPDAGAMSVVRRVYADVDKRLWPAARSSVQAQLDYLRVHG, encoded by the coding sequence ATGACGTTGACACACCCCGCCTACGGGCAGCTCCGGCAGGTCACCGAGACGGCGGCGGTGCTGCTCGCCGACAATCCGGGACAGATGACCTTGGAGGGAACCAACACTTGGATCCTGCGCGCGCCGGGAGCAGCGGACTGTGTGGTGGTGGACCCGGGGCCGAAGGACAAGGCGCATACGGCCGCGATCGCCGAGGCCACCGGCGGCCGGATCGCTCTCACCTTGATCACCCACCGCCATCACGATCACACCGGGGGCATCGATCGGCTGGTCGAGCAGACCGGGACGCCGGTGCGCGCCAAGGAGGCCGGCTTCCTGCGCGGTGCGGACGCCCCGCTGGCCGACGGCGAGGTGATCGAGGCTGCGGGCCTGCGGATCACCGTGCTGGACACGCCGGGTCATACCGGTGACTCGCTGAGTTTCGTCCTCGACGACGCGGTGCTGACCGGCGACACCATCCTCGGTGCGGGCACCACTGTGCTGGATTCCAGCGACGGCACGCTGGCCGACTACCTCTCCTCGCTGGACCGGCTGGTGGAGGTCGGCAAGGGAAAGGCGCTGCTGCCCGCGCACGGCCCGGATCACCCGGATCTGGAGCCGGTCGCCCGTTACTACATCGCGCATCGGCACGAGCGCCTCGATCAGGTGCGCGAGGCGTTGCGGGCGCTCGGCCCGGACGCGGGCGCGATGTCGGTCGTGCGCCGCGTGTACGCCGATGTGGACAAGCGGCTGTGGCCCGCGGCGCGCAGTTCGGTGCAGGCGCAGCTGGACTATCTGCGCGTGCACGGTTAG
- a CDS encoding ArsA family ATPase encodes MPLSAEPGSDTRWPKRAEQARLHYVSGKGGTGKSTVAAALALALAAGGRRVLLVEVESRQSIAQLFDLPPLPPTETRIATADGGGEVVALALDIEHAFLEYLDMFYNLGFAGRAMRRMGAIEFVTTIAPGLRDVILTGKIKECAVRVDKSGKRVYDEIVVDAPPTGRIAGFLDVTKAMAEVAKGGPIASQAEGVSQLLHSDQTMIHLVTLLEALPVQETADAVAELTAADLRIGTVIVNRAAEGQLPPELRARAATGDLDADAIRAGLDSAGITLPDSDFQGLLTETIEHSATLQAQDDSAEELAKVDISRLYLPALADGMDLGGLYELAEHLTAQGVR; translated from the coding sequence GTGCCGCTTTCGGCGGAGCCGGGATCGGACACAAGGTGGCCGAAGCGCGCTGAACAGGCCCGCTTGCACTATGTCTCCGGCAAGGGAGGCACCGGCAAGTCAACGGTCGCCGCGGCGCTGGCCCTCGCGCTCGCCGCGGGCGGGCGCCGGGTGCTGCTGGTCGAGGTGGAGAGCAGGCAATCGATCGCGCAGTTGTTCGACCTGCCGCCGCTGCCGCCGACCGAGACACGGATCGCCACGGCCGACGGCGGCGGCGAGGTGGTCGCGCTGGCGTTGGACATCGAGCACGCCTTCCTCGAATACCTCGACATGTTCTACAACCTCGGCTTCGCCGGCCGCGCGATGCGCAGGATGGGCGCCATCGAGTTCGTCACCACGATCGCGCCCGGTCTGCGCGACGTCATCCTCACCGGCAAGATCAAGGAATGCGCGGTTCGCGTGGACAAGTCCGGCAAGCGGGTCTATGACGAGATCGTGGTCGACGCACCGCCCACCGGCCGGATCGCCGGCTTCCTCGACGTCACCAAAGCGATGGCGGAGGTGGCCAAGGGCGGGCCGATCGCCTCGCAGGCCGAGGGTGTATCCCAGCTGCTGCACTCGGACCAGACCATGATCCATCTGGTCACGCTGCTGGAGGCGCTGCCGGTGCAGGAAACCGCCGACGCCGTCGCCGAGCTCACCGCCGCGGACCTGCGCATCGGCACCGTGATCGTGAACCGGGCGGCCGAAGGCCAGCTCCCGCCCGAACTGCGCGCCCGGGCCGCCACCGGTGATCTGGACGCCGACGCCATCCGCGCGGGCCTGGACTCCGCCGGGATCACGCTCCCCGACAGCGACTTCCAGGGCCTGCTCACCGAAACGATCGAACACTCGGCCACGCTGCAAGCACAGGACGACAGCGCCGAGGAATTGGCCAAGGTCGATATCTCGCGGCTCTACCTGCCCGCCCTCGCCGACGGAATGGACCTGGGCGGACTGTACGAACTAGCCGAACACCTCACCGCCCAGGGAGTCCGATGA
- a CDS encoding DUF4177 domain-containing protein, with the protein MSETSDTTVWEYATVPLLTHATKQILDQWGADGWELVSVLPGPTGEQHVAYLKRRK; encoded by the coding sequence ATGAGTGAGACGAGTGATACGACCGTGTGGGAGTACGCCACCGTGCCGCTGCTGACGCACGCGACGAAGCAGATTCTCGACCAGTGGGGAGCCGACGGCTGGGAGCTGGTCTCCGTGCTGCCCGGCCCGACCGGCGAGCAGCACGTCGCCTATCTCAAGCGGCGCAAGTAG
- a CDS encoding Crp/Fnr family transcriptional regulator: MDEALARAGIFQGVEPTAVAALAKQLQPVDFPRGHVIFNEGEPGDRLYIITSGKVKIGRRSPDGRENLLTIMGPSDMFGELSIFDPGPRTSTATTVTEVRAVTMDRDALKTWIDQRPEIAEQLLRVLARRLRRTNNNLADLIFTDVPGRVAKALLQLAQRFGTQEAGALRVTHDLTQEEIAQLVGASRETVNKALADFAHRGWLRLEGKSVLISDSERLARRAR, translated from the coding sequence GTGGACGAGGCCCTCGCCAGAGCAGGCATCTTCCAGGGCGTCGAGCCCACTGCGGTGGCCGCCCTCGCCAAACAACTTCAGCCGGTGGATTTCCCGCGCGGTCACGTCATCTTCAACGAGGGTGAGCCGGGCGACCGGCTGTACATCATCACGTCCGGCAAGGTGAAGATCGGACGCCGCTCGCCCGACGGCCGCGAGAATCTGCTGACCATCATGGGCCCGTCCGACATGTTCGGCGAGCTGTCGATCTTCGACCCGGGTCCGCGCACCTCCACCGCCACCACGGTGACCGAGGTGCGTGCGGTGACGATGGACCGCGACGCCCTCAAGACCTGGATCGACCAGCGGCCCGAGATCGCCGAGCAGTTGCTGCGCGTTCTCGCCCGCCGCCTGCGCCGGACCAACAACAACCTGGCCGACCTGATCTTCACCGACGTGCCCGGCCGGGTCGCCAAGGCGCTGCTGCAGCTCGCCCAGCGCTTCGGCACCCAGGAGGCGGGCGCGCTGCGGGTCACCCACGACCTGACCCAGGAGGAGATCGCCCAGCTGGTCGGCGCCTCCCGCGAGACCGTGAACAAGGCGCTCGCCGACTTCGCGCATCGCGGCTGGCTGCGGCTGGAGGGCAAGAGCGTGCTCATCTCCGACTCCGAGCGCCTGGCCCGCCGCGCCCGGTAA